From a single Phacochoerus africanus isolate WHEZ1 chromosome 11, ROS_Pafr_v1, whole genome shotgun sequence genomic region:
- the LOC125111901 gene encoding olfactory receptor 52K1-like, producing MSGWTNGSSTVSYTSFLLLGFPGLKESRALLVLPFLSLYLVIVSANALVIRTVVAQRSLHQLMYLLIALLLAVNICAATTVVPAMLLSFSARFSRISLARCLVQMFCIYFLIVFDCNILLVMALDRYVAICYPLRYPQIVTSQLLAGLLGVAAARGTCIVAPVVALASRVRFCRSDVIQHFACEHMALMRLSCGDVSLNKTVGLAVRIFNRVLDMLLLGASHARVIHAALRMASAGARSKALDTCGSHLLVIFTVYSSTRSSSIAYHVARTASQDVHSLLSACYLLLPCLVNPLIYGARTKEIRQHLATLFQRPQPQVP from the coding sequence ATGTCAGGGTGGACCAACGGCAGCTCCACCGTGTCTTACACCAGCTTCCTCCTGCTGGGCTTCCCAGGGCTGAAGGAGTCCCGGGCCCTCCTGGTGCTGCCCTTCCTCAGCCTCTACCTGGTGATCGTCTCCGCCAATGCCCTGGTCATCCGCACGGTGGTGGCCCAGCGGAGCCTGCACCAGCTCATGTACCTGCTCATTGCCCTGCTCCTGGCTGTCAACATCTGTGCTGCCACCACCGTGGTGCCCGCCATGCTGCTCAGCTTCTCCGCCCGCTTCAGCCGCATCTCTCTGGCTCGCTGTCTGGTCCAGATGTTCTGCATCTACTTCCTCATCGTCTTTGACTGCAACATCCTCCTGGTCATGGCCCTGGACCGCTATGTCGCCATCTGCTACCCTCTCCGCTACCCACAGATAGTGACGAGCCAGTTGCTGGCTGGCCTGCTGGGGGTGGCAGCGGCCAGGGGCACTTGCATCGTTGCCCCCGTGGTGGCACTGGCCTCCCGGGTTCGCTTCTGCCGCTCAGATGTGATCCAGCACTTTGCCTGCGAGCACATGGCCCTGATGAGGCTCTCCTGTGGGGACGTCTCCCTAAACAAGACCGTGGGGCTCGCCGTCCGCATCTTCAACCGAGTCCTGGACATGCTGCTACTCGGAGCCTCCCACGCCCGCGTCATCCATGCCGCGCTTCGGATGGCATCGGCTGGGGCCCGCTCCAAGGCCCTGGACACCTGCGGCTCCCACCTGCTGGTCATCTTCACTGTCTACTCCTCCACCAGGTCCTCGTCCATCGCCTACCATGTGGCCCGCACGGCCTCCCAGGACGTGCACAGTCTGCTCAGCGCCTGCTACCTGCTGCTTCCATGTCTGGTCAACCCCCTCATCTATGGGGCCAGGACCAAGGAAATCAGGCAGCACCTGGCAACGCTGTTCCAGAGGCCACAACCACAGGTCCCGTGA